The DNA sequence TGGGGCATGCACCGTCGCGCGGGAGACGCGTGGACAAACCCCGTTGAGCGTGCCAGTATAAGTGCGATTGCAATTGTACTTACGTGCACCGGAAGGCTGGCCGATCGTGGTGGAGCAGTACTCGACAGTGGACTACCACACGGGCGGTGAGCCGTTCCGGATCGTGTCATCGCTGCCGGTGAGCATCGAGGGCGTTGGGGTTCCCGCGAAGCGCGTGTACGCGATGCAGTCACCGGGGATTGAGCGCATCCGGCAGATTCTCTGCTTTGAGCCCCGCGGGCATGCTGACATGTATGGCGGTTTCATCGTCGAGCCGAACGATGCCGGCGCGCACTTCGGGGTGTTGTTCTGGCACAAAGACGGGTTCTCTACCGCGTGCGGGCACGGCACGATTGCGCTCGGCGTCTGGGCAATCGAGAGCGGACTCGTCGCCATAGACCCGAGTGAGATTACCGACGTAGTCATCGATGTTCCCTCCGGCCGTGTCACCGCGCGCGTGCACACCGACGGCGAAATCGTTGTCGCCGTCGACTTCATTAACGTCGCGAGCTACCTGCTCGCCGAAGGCGTTCCCGTCTCGACGTCGCTGGGCGAGGTCGTTGTCGATGTGACTTTTGGCGGCGCCATCTACGCTCAACTGGATGCAGCATCCGTCGGGCTCACTGTTACGCCCGAGGATGCGGCAGCCGTGATCGCAATCGGGCGGGAGATCAAGTGGGCTCTCAACGAGTCGGAGTGTGCCGTGCATCCGTCGGACGAGCGCCTGAGCGGCATCTACGGGACCATTGTCTATGAAACGTTGCCACCGCATCCGGGTGGCGCAGTTCATCAGCGCAACGCCACGATCTTCGCGGACGGCGAGCTCGACAGGTCGCCGTGCGGTTCGGGCACCTGCGCGCGCCTTGCAACCCTCACGGCAAATGGCACCCTCGTGAATGGCGCAACGCTAGTGCACGACTCGATCGTGGGATCGCAATTTACGGCGCGAGTGCTCGAGCGCGTTGAGGCGGATGGCCACGATGCGGTGATGCCGCAAGTGACAGGGATGGCGTTCAAGACGGGCGAGCATGTGTTTACCGTCGATGCTCGCGATACGCTCACCCCCGGGTTCGTGCTGCGATGAGCGCCGCGCCACGCTACCTCGACACCGCGGCTCTGTATGCCGCGATTAGCCCGGCCGAAGCAGTCGCCGCGATTCAGGATGCGCTGCTCGCCGGCTTCGACACCCAAGCCGATCACGTGCGGTCGACAGAGAAGCTCACGCAGGGAGACTTCCTGCTGATGCCCTCGGAGGTTGGCCCCTACGCCGGCATCAAGATCATCACGATCAGTCCGGAGAATCCGGGGCGAGGGCTTCCCCGCATCCAGGGGCTCTACGTATTGTTCGATAGCGAAACTTTGACGCCGCAACTGTTGATGGAAGGCGCAGCGCTCTCGAACATCCGCACGCCAGCAGTCTCGTTGGCGGCCACCGAAGGCGCGCTGCTTCGAAGCACGGAACCACTCAACGTTGTGGTTTTTGGGGCGGGCCCGCAGGGAATCGATCATCTTGCAACGCTGAAAGCCGTGGTGGGTTCGCGGCGACACATCTCATCCGTCACCTTCGTCGTGCGCACTCCGCGGCCCATTGGCGTCGCTGAAGCCGCGGTCGTGGCGGCGGGGAGCGCCGATGCCGAAGCCGCCGTTGCCGAGGCGGGGCTCATAATTTGCGCGACGACAGCCCGCACTCCGCTCTTTGACTCCGCGGCCGTTCGAGATGACGCCGTCGTGATCGCCGTTGGCTCGCATGAACCGGATGCTCGGGAACTCGACTCGGCCCTCATGGCGCGAGCGCAAGTGATTGTCGAAGACGTGCCGACTGCGTTGCGGGAAAGTGGCGACGTGATCCTCGCGATTGAGGAGGGGGTGCTTTCGGCCAAACGTCTACTTGCGATCTCTGACGTGATTTGCGGCCGGATCGAACTGGAGGCCGACCGTCCGGTGGTGTTCAAGAGCTCGGGGATGAGTTGGGAAGACCTTGCCGTTGCGTCAGCGATCAGTCGTACGATGACGCGGGCCGATGAGCGCGGTAGCGATAGCGCGGACGCTGTAACCGATCATGGTGGTGTCGCTGCTGGCGACGACAATCGCGGCGGCGATGCTGTTACGGATACTGATGACTGAGCAGACGTCAGCGCCGCGACCGCCGAGGGCGAGCATCCGCCAGTATGTGGCTGACACGCTGCGGGCGGCATTGATCGCGGGGGAGCTGGCGCCAGGTCAGGTCTACTCAGCTCCGGCACTCGCCAAGCAGCTCGACGTTTCGGCAACCCCGGTGCGCGAGGCGATGCTCGACCTTGCCCGCGACGGCATGGTCGATGTTGTGCCGAACACCGGCTTTCGCATCACTCAGGTCACCCCGCGAGACCTCGACCAGATCACCGAAGTGCGGTTGCTGCTCGAAGTGCCGATCATGGGAGAAGTTGCCGCGGCGTCCGGTGCAGAACGGGATACGCAGGTGAACGCGCTGCGACCCATCGTCGACGAGATGGTGGATGCCGCCCGCCGAAAAGACCTCACGAGCTATCTGAGCGCCGACGCCACTTTTCACACACGCTTTCTTGCCCTGCACGGCAACGACATCCTCGTGGCAACAGTGCGGGAGCTGCGCGATCGCACCCGCCTCCACGGGCTCAAAGGGGTTGCGGATGCCGGCCACCTTGTCGAGAACACAAACGAGCACTACGCCATGATCGACGCGGCGCTTGAACACGATCGCGCTGCGATGGAACAGATCATGCGGGATCACATAGGACACGTTCGCACGAACTGGGCGGCCGAAGAGAACTAGGGAGCTTCGAGGCTTCCGGCAGCCGGCGCACGTTATCGGGCAATCGTTTTCCATCGTTTAGAGGGGAGGGTCGTGAGCCGATAGCGGGGGACTGCCCCCCCCCCCCCCCCCCCCCCCCCCCCCCCCCCCCCCCCCCNTGTGGAAACTTACCGCCGTGGTGGACAACACCGTCTACCGTCGAAGACACCCCCCTGAACACTTCGATGCGGAGACCCCCTATGCGCACGTCCCTACTAAAAACCGCGGCCACACTAGTGGCCGCAACAGCACTTCTGGCGGGTGCACTCTCGGGGAGTGCACCCGCCGAAGCATTTCCGGCAAGCAATAAGCAGGCTGTGCTCGATCTGCTGTCGGAGGTGGAAGGCCAGTCGATAGTTTCTGGCCAACACAATAAGGAACCGGCGACAGGGGCATCCGCCTATACGAAGCAGGTTCACGACATCACTGGCGTGTATCCGGGGTTGTGGGGTGGCGATCTTCAATTCCGCAGTGAAGATATCGCTAACCGTCAAGTCATCGTCAATCAGGCAAAAACTGAGTGGGCGAATGGCTCTCTTGTCACGCTGTCGTGGCATGTCTGCCCGCCAACTGGACCCAGCTCGTGCCAGTTTGAGGGCGGAGTTAAGTCAAATATCAGCGACTACCAGTTCTCACAGATCATCACTGAGGGCACGGCGCTCAACGCTGCGTGGAAGCAGCGTCTTGATGAAGCCGTTCCCTATCTCCAGCAGCTCAAAGATGCTGGCGTTCCCATCTTGTTCCGCCCCCTCCACGAAATGAACGAAAGCTGGAACTGGTGGGGTGCACGGCCGGGCAGCGACGGCACCGCACGCCTCTACCAAATCACCCGCGACTATCTAGAGGACACCAAGGGTCTCGATAATCTGCTGTGGGTCTGGAACGTTCAAGATAATCCTGCCGGTGGCTGGGCCAACTACTACCCGGGCGATGACTACGTGGATGTTGTCACCCTGGATGCCTGGTACAAAGGTTTGCCGAGCACCAGCGACTACCAGCAAATCAAATCCATCGCCGGCTCGAAGCCCATCGCGCTGGGCGAACTAGGCAAGATGCCAACCGAGTCCATGCTCAACAGCCAACCTGACTGGACCTACTTCATGCTCTGGTCCGAACAGCTGCTCGGCTCCAATACCGATGCCGAAATTAGGGCCACCTATTCGAACCTGCGCGTGCTCACTCAGGGAGAGTTCTCGCTCGGCACCGGCACCGGCACCGGCACAGATCCCGACCCCGGCACCGGCGGAACGCCGCTTCCGGCCGAATCGCGAGGAGCGATCGTTGGACTCGCCGGAAAGTGTGTGGATGTTGCCGCATCAGGCACAGCCAACGGAACCGCCGTGCAGCTCTACACCTGCGCAACCGGGGTCGCTCAAACGTGGATCGTCGGCACTGATGGAACTATTAGCAACCCCAACTCCGGCAAATGTTTAGACGTCTCGGCGAGCGGCACCGCAAACGGAACCGTCGTGCAACTGTGGGACTGCAACGGAACGGGCGCGCAACAGTGGTCGTACAACTCCAGCACGCGAGAACTCCGCAACCCCAATTCCGACAAGTGTCTCGACGTTACGGGCAACAACTCTGCCAACAGCACTCGACTACAAATTTGGCAGTGCGCAGCAACGGCAAACCAGCAGTGGACGCTGCCTAGCTAGTTGGCGTTGAGGCGGAGACTCCCGAAACCAGTGGTAACCACAGCTCGAACGTGGCACCGCCGCCGGGAGTCTCCTTCAGCGAGACAGCGCCGCCATGCTGGACTGCGATTTCCAGCGTGACGGCCAGACCGAGACCGGCACCGTCATGACTGTGTCGCACCCGCGAAGGATCGGAGCGATAGAAGGGCTGGAAGATTTTGTCTCGCTCCTCTTCGGCAACACCGGGTCCATGATCCACGACACTGATGATGGCCTCGGTGTCGGTAGCGCTCGCGACGACTTCGATAGGAGTGTTCGCGGGTGTATGCCGGCACGCATTCGCGACAAGGTTCAGCAACGCCTGATGCAACTGGGCTGGGTTGCCCACGAGGCGAGCTGAACCCGCAACCCCCAACGCAGTGGCTGCGGCCAGCTCCGCGGCAATCTCACGTTCGGGAAAAGCGACGCGCACATCGTCGACAACATTGAGGGCTACCTCGGCGAGGTCAACCTCGACGCGCACAGCCTCAACAGGTTTGCCATCTCGGGCGAGCTGAATCATCGAACTCACGAGCGTGTTCAGCCGGATGCTCTCATCCCCCACGCGGGACATTGCCCGGTCGAGCGCGCCCGGCGCCGTCAACATCTGCTGGGCGTACAGGTCGCTGTAGCCCTTGAGCGCCGTGAGCGGGGTGCGGAATTCGTGGGCGACATCCGCCAACAGACGCCGCATATCGTTGCGGGCCCGGGTGGCATCGGTGGTCGACTGTTCGCGCTCGGCCAGAGCTTCACGCAACCGATTCACCATGCGATCGAGGTCGGCGGAGAGCTCGGAGATCTCGCGCGAGCCGCCGGCGGCGGTGATGGGAGTGTCGAGTGCCCCATTCGCGATGCGAGTGACGCCTTCGGTCACGGTAGCCAGCGGACGGGTGAGTTGACGGGCTAAGAACCATGCGACTGCCGCTTCGAGCAGAGCAATGATGATCCCGCCGAGCACGAGAGTGCTGCGCAGGCTGGCAATCGCTGCGTTGTACGAATCGAGTGACAGAGCAGTCACATGCACGAGACCGTCAGAATCGGGGGCGAGCAGCACACGGTAGCTCTCGACGTTGATGATTGTTCGCGCCTGGGTGCCCGCAAAAGAACTGGTAGCAGCATCCGAAAACGGGTTCTCGCCACCATCACTGTCGTGCATCACACCGTCGGCGCTGACAGCGAACTGCACCGGGAGAGCGGCGTCGGTCGACTCCAGAGCATCCGCTGGGTCGGCGTCGTTATTGGTGGCGGGTGCTTCATCGACCGGAGGTATCGGCGGGGCCTCTGTGCCATCGGGCGCTGCCGGGGCATCCACACCATCGGGCGTTGTTGCTGGAGGGCGTGCCACGATCAGTTCGGCGCGGGTGAGTTCCGCATCCAGCTCCGCTAAGCGGTGGGAGCGCTCGCTGATATCGACAGCGAACGCGAACGCGAGAAAGCCCACGATGATCGTTGCAAGAATCGGAAGCAGCAACATCCACCGCAGTGGAAGTCGCCTCATCATGATTCCTCGCGGAGAACATATCCGACGCCGCGTCGCGTGTGGATGAGAGGCGAATGGCCGTCATCGAGCTTGCGTCGCAGGTAGCCGATGTAGAGCTCGACCACGTTCTCACTGCCCGTGAAGTCTTCGTTCCAGACCTCGACAAGAATCTGCGCCTTCGACAGAACGACGCCGCGATTGCACATTAGGTAGTGGAGGAGGCGAAACTCGGTGGCCGAGAGGTCGACGGGGTTGCCGGCGCGACGGGCTTGGTGGCCGGCGAGATCAAGGGTAAGCGAGCCAACCTGCAGCATGGTTGTAGCCGTGCTCGGTTTGGTGCGACGCAAAATGGCGGCAACCCGAAACACCAGCTCATCCACGGTGAACGGCTTCGTGAGGTAATCGTCGCCGCCCGTAGCGAAGCCTCGGATGCGATCCTCTGGTTCTGCAAGCGCGGTGAGGAACAAAATGGGTGTTGTCGAGCCCGTGGCTCGTAAACGCCGACAGACTTCGAGGCCGTCAATGCCGGGCAGCATGACATCGAGGACGATGAGGTCGGCTGGCTTAGCGAGAGCTGCTGTGAGAGCATCATGCCCGTCGGCAACATGAGCTACCGAGTAGTTCTGAAACTCCATAGCCGTGACAATGACATCGCTGATTGCCGCGCTGTCCTCGGCTACGAGAATGCGATGAGAGGGCAAATTCGGGGTGAGCTCCACCGCCCGAATCTAGCAAGAAAAACTGTGGCCGTGCTGTGGCCATTTCCACAGTGTCACCACAGGTAGACAACCGAGTCTGTGATCATGAACACAACTGTACGGCGCGACATCCGCCTCAAACGTCCCCCGCTGTTCGCGGGCGTGCTCGTCTTGTCAGCCCTCGCGCTGGCTGCGTGCGCTTCAGCTGACACCACCACCTCGACTGACGACGCGACCACTGCCGTTACGGCGGGCCTCGATCTTGACCTATTCGTCGATGGTGCGATCGTCGACGAAGCCACCACCGTGGACTGCACCCTCACCGGTGGCACCGAAACCACCTGCTACGAGATCACAATCTCGGGCGACCCCACCGACCACGACATTGGGCCCTTCTGCCCCGACACGACATCGACATCAGCGGATGACGCGGGCATTTGGTTCGACGGCGACGAGGTATACGACCTCGACGGTGAGTTCATCGCCAACCTCGCCGAAACCTACGGGGATGACGGCTGGCACATGTATGACGAAGACGGCAACGTCTACGTCACCGACACGATCGAAGCCTTCGAGGCTGCCGCTCGCCCCGACGTCGACCCGGCCTACCAGAATTACTGCATCGAGGGCAGCTTCGACTTCCTCGAAAACGGTGAGGCTATTCAAACAACAGTCTTGATTCCGACCACGCCAGTACTCGCTGACGAGTCGTACACAACTCAGGGCAACCTGGGTGTCACTCTCGACGGCGTCATCATTGCGGCATCCGCTCCGGTCGACGCCATTCTTGGTGCGTACACGATCGCAGCTTTCGATGACTGTGGTGCACACTTCAACCCCTTCGAGGGCTACCACATGCACGGTGCGACTGGCTGCTCCGAGGTTGGTGACGCCGCAGACGGTGAAACCGCCATCTTCGGTTACGCGATGGACGGCTTTGCCGTGCACAGCGCCTACACCGACGACGAACTCGCCGATGTCGAACTCGACGAGTGCAACGGACACACCACCGACGAACTCGGTTACCACTACCACGCCAATTCTGCGGCAGACAATATGGTAATCGAGTGCTTCATGGGCCAGACCGTTGCCGGTGACGAAGAAGGCGCTGGCGGTCCGCCCGCCGGGGGCGCTCCAGACGGTGGTGCTCCGCCCGAGGATGCTCCTGACGGCGCCAACGGATAACCCGAGCCGCGCCAGCAACTGAATTGTTTCTAAAGAAGCCCTCTGGAGAATCGCTATGAAAACATCCATCCCCCGAGTGGTGGTGCCGTTGGCCTGTCTCGCGCTACTGCTGAGCGCGTGCGCGGCAGTCGACGACACGACCGAGAGCAGCACTGACTCAACGTCGTCAACGGCAGCCACAGAGATGGCCGGCCTGTTCGCCGACGAAGCGTTGACGTCAGACGCGATCACCGTTGACTGCACGCTCTCCAACGGCAGCGAGTCAACGTGCTACCAATTCGAGGTCGCGAGTCTCTCATCAGCGGTCGATACTGAGGGTCCGTTCTGCCCCGAAACCACCACAGATGAGGGTGGAATTTGGGTCTGGGATGGGGACGAACCTGGTCTCTACGCGCTCGATGAAGACTTCTGGGCCCTCATGGAGTCGCAAGGCTTCGAGTTCGCTGACGCGGATGGCGACATCACGATCGTGGACCCTGCTGGCGGAACTCCGTCGTCATCGACGACAGAGAATTCCTGCCTGCAGGCCACGCCGGATGATAGCTATCACCTGCAAGTGCTGATCCCCACGACGCCCGAGCTTCTTGACGAAGTAACGGACCTCTCGGTGATCTCGCAGATCGGTCTCGCCTTTGACGGTGTAACTATCTTCGGCGACGCTCCCTCGGTGCTCGACACTGGCGGACTCCCGGCGCTTGATGCCTGTGGTGGACACATCGACCCCTCGGGTTACTACCACTGGCATTTTGGTGCCGAGTCGATTCAGTCGATCTTGGATGCCGCGGGTGCGAACGTAACCTGTGCGATCGAGCAAGATAACGAAGCTCCCGTCGCGCTCGCCTACGACGGCTACGTGATCTACGGCTCAGAAGAGGATGGCGCAGTACCTACCGACCTCGATGAGTGCGGCGGCCACGTTTCTGACACCGAAGAGTTCGGTGAGGTGTACCACTACCACCTCAGCACCGACGCATCCAACCTGCCGCTGTGCCGAGTGGGGGCAACGGCAGAGGTAACACTCTCTAGTCCCGACGGCGACAACGTCGCGTTGCCGAACGGCACCGCTGGTGGCGGAGGCGGCGCACCCGGTGACGGTGGCCCGCCCGACGGCGAAGCTCCTGACCAAGGAAACTAGGTAGTGCACCACAGCACCACAGCACGATCCGCACGGCGCGGTGGGTTCTCGCCTCTGGCGAGGCTCACCGTGCTGGCCGGGCTTATCGTTGCAACGCTAGCCTTCGTCATGCCGACTGCGGCATACGCTCACGACGGTACGAGTGAAGCCCTCATTCTTACCGTCGATCAGGGGCGAGTTGTCGGGACCGGACTCGTCGAATTCGCCGAACTGGGACTCGAAGACACCAGCGGCGACGGCCTGATCGATGCCACCGAACTGAGTGAGCAAGAAGCGACCGTTGCAGGAACGCTCGTCGGTACCGTTCGCGACAACATCACTCTGACGATCAACGGCGAAGCGCTCGAGATTATCGGAGCGGGGCTCTCGTTCCAAGGAGCAACCGCTGATGCCGAGCTCGAAGCATCCGAATATGTGGGCGTAGCTTTCGCCACGGCAGAGTTCGAGGGCGAGCTGGATGAACTGGCCGTGACGTGGACGTTCCCGTCACCCAGCAACGCCATCCTGCTCTCCGATGCCGACGGCGCCGTTCTCGGACACCTCAGCGACGACGGCGCAGTGACCTTCACCCTCGGCGCCTGGGCGACCGCCAGCTCCTTTCTGCTGCAGGGCTTCGAGCACATTCAGTTCGGCCCTGACCACCTCCTCTTTCTTATCGTGCTCGCGCTGGGCGTAGTCGGCGTCAAGAAGGGTCGCGCCGTGTGGTGGCCCGCCATCAAACTCGTGACCGCGTTCACCGTCGGGCACGCGATCAGCCTCTGCCTTGCCTACTTCAGCATTGTGTCGATTCCTGCGGGCATCGTTGAACCGCTCATCGCCCTCTCCATCGTTGCCGCCGCGGTTCTCGCACTCCGACGAAAAGCCGGCGAATACCGCTGGTGGATCGCAGGCGTCGTCGGTTTGGTGCACGGTCTCGGCTTTGCATCCAGCCTCTCCGAACTCGGGCTCGTCACCTCTGACCACGTCATTGCGCTCATCTGCTTCAACCTCGGAATCGACATTGCACAGACCATCGTCGTGCTGCTCGTGCTCGCCGTTGCGGCAGTGCTGACTCGACTGGTGCCCAAACGCTTCGAAATCATTCGGGTCAGCGCGAGCATTGCGATCGGGCTCATCGGACTCTATTGGACCGTCACGCGGGTGTGGCCGTTCTAAGAGGCTGAAGCTAAGGCACTCACGAGCCCTGGTGTCGCCCGCAAGTCTCCCGCACGATCTACCGTGATGACGTCGACATCCCAACGATCAGTAACATCGTCGAGAGCAGCCTGGCCACCCGCCACGATCGTTGTCGCCAGAACATCGGCGGTCACAATGTCATTCGCGACGACACTGACCTGCACGAACTCGGCAGGCTCAGAACTACCGCCGCGCCAAATGTGATCGCCGCGTTGAGCGCTGCCCGAGGTCGCGATCGCGCGCCGCGGATGCCGCAACTCCAGCGAACACAAGAGCTGCGTTGGGGCGGCAGGGTCGGCGATCCCGGCACGCAGAAGCGCGGGCGCGAGTTGCCCGGCCGAAGAGGTGACCGCGGTGGCTGCGCCGGTGGGAGAGACGAGGATGTCGCCACCCACGTTGATGCTCCATTGCGGGCATCCGACCGACGTGAGGTATTCGCCAGCCTGCTCAATCGCTTCGGCCTTGACGATCCCGTTGAGGTCAATTGTGCCGTCGGGACGGTGTGGACTAAACAGCCCCGCCGTCTCGTTGCGCCAGGTGAGCGCTCGAGCGTAACTGGCGAGAAGCTCAGCGCTGGCGCTGGGCAAGACCAGTTGACCGGTCGCGAGCTTGCTGAGTTCTGACTCGGGGCGGTACAGGCTGAAACGCTCGTCGATCAGGGAAAAGATGCGTTCGAGCGCTGCAACTTCTGACGCCCAGTCCTGCGGTAGCTCGATGGACGCGACCGTGCCCATCGTCTGAAACGTGTGGCGCATCAGGCACCCGCCGCATCTAGAGCAGACTGCAGCGACGCCAAGTACGCGTCAGCCGTGTACGTCGCGCCGCTTACATTCGCCACGTCGGCAGTCTGCGATTCGATCACTGCGGCGCGCAGAATGGGGATCGCCTCGTTGCTGATCTGAGCCGACCGGCCCGTCGCGGTTAGCTGCAAGGTCGCAACGTCGGCGATGGTTCCCGCACTAATGGTCACAGCGACCTGCACGTCGCCGTAGCGGGTCGTAACCGTCGCGCCGGAGTAGGTGCCATCGGCCGGACCGGTCGGTTCTGCGTCTTCGGACGGCACCTCGTCGGTTGCCGTCTCGTCGGCCGCAGCATCGTCATCTGTCACGTTGGGGACGGTGTCGTCAGCGGCGTCCGACTCGGACGCGTCGGTTTCGGCGCCGGTGTCCGTAGACAGAACGAGTGAGGTCGCATCACCGGCAATAACGGTGGCGCCTGCCTGGTAGCCAAGAACAAGAACACTCAGTGACGCCAGAATGCTGCCTAAAACTGCTCGGGTTCTCACCAGTCAAACCTTTCTGCGTGAATCTGATGGGGGTGGATTCCGGTGGCGCGAACATCCGCTTCGACGAGGTCGAGCCACGGCGTGGGCCCGCACAGGTACACGTCGGAGTCGGTCAGGTCGGGGAAGGTGGTCGCGAGGGTGACGCCGCGCTCGGCATCCGCTGCAGCCATCCAACTGGGCGTGTGTTGCGGTCGGTGGCCGATCATCGAGTAGCAGATTGCGCCCTGCGCGGCGGCAATCGCTCGGATCTCGTCCCAGTGATAGGTCTCTTCTGGCGTACTAGCTCGCAGCAGAACGGTCGCTTCTCCGGGGGCAAGCGCAGCACTTTCCAGCAAAGCGCGCACGGGGGTCACACCGATTCCCGCGGCAATAATGGTCAGTTTCGGTGACGTGCGTGCCACGGTGGAGAACAACCCATAGGGCCCCTCGATGCTTACTCGCGTGCCCACTGGCAGGGTGGCGAGTTGAGCGCTGCCCTCGCCGAGGGCGCGAACGGTGATGCGCGCGGAAAGGTTGTTGGGCATTGAGGAAAGTGAAATCGGGTGGGAGTGCCACCATGTTCGCCCCGTCCAGAAGCGCCAGATAAAGAACTGTCCGCCGGAGGCGCCCAGGGCTCGAAGCCTGCGTCCAGAAAACTCGATGGTTGTCACGCCCGGGGCGATCTGCGTAACGGATGACACGCGGAGGCGGTGGCGCAGGCTCGAGACAATCGGCTGGGCGAATCGAAAAGTCACGATGCTGCCGAGTGCGACAACGTAGAGCGAGATCCAGTAAGCCCGTTGAAAGCTGCCTTCGGCGAGCACGCCACCGACACTGAGTTGGTGCGGAAGCGCAAAGAGCACAGAGGCGTAGCTGAGGAGGTGGATGAGGTGCCAGGCCTCGTAGCTGAAGTGCTTGCGCACCGCGATCAGTGAGGTCACGACGACAGCGATGAGCAACCCTAGGGCGATGAATGCGAGGGGCATATCGGGCAAGGTCAGCATCGAACCGATTTCGGCAATCGGATTGATGCCCGACGAAAGCCCGTAGCCGGTGAGCAGCAGTGCCGCGTGCGCGAGCAGCAGGTAGAGCGCTGGCTTGCCCAGCGAACGGTGGAGGGCGATGGCGCGATCGTGGCCGATCGTCGCATCGATGAGGGGGATACGGGCGGCGAGCACCAGCATCACCAGAATGAAGTCGGTGCCGATCAGCCCCGCGACGATTCCGATGCTGGTGAGGATCTCGGTGATCGAAGAGAACTGGCTGAGCCCTCCGGATGCCAAGAAGAGCGCAGCGGCAGCGGCTCCGGAAGCCCACAGCGCGATCACGAGCGCATCGGAACGACGGCCGCGACGCGCGAACGCACGCCGGTAGTCGCCGTCGGCGATGGGGGATCGGGCGACGACGCGTCGGGTCGCGGCGTGGGTGGTCATCTGCCTACTGTGCT is a window from the Salinibacterium sp. NK8237 genome containing:
- a CDS encoding proline racemase family protein, with the translated sequence MRLQLYLRAPEGWPIVVEQYSTVDYHTGGEPFRIVSSLPVSIEGVGVPAKRVYAMQSPGIERIRQILCFEPRGHADMYGGFIVEPNDAGAHFGVLFWHKDGFSTACGHGTIALGVWAIESGLVAIDPSEITDVVIDVPSGRVTARVHTDGEIVVAVDFINVASYLLAEGVPVSTSLGEVVVDVTFGGAIYAQLDAASVGLTVTPEDAAAVIAIGREIKWALNESECAVHPSDERLSGIYGTIVYETLPPHPGGAVHQRNATIFADGELDRSPCGSGTCARLATLTANGTLVNGATLVHDSIVGSQFTARVLERVEADGHDAVMPQVTGMAFKTGEHVFTVDARDTLTPGFVLR
- a CDS encoding ornithine cyclodeaminase family protein, whose protein sequence is MSAAPRYLDTAALYAAISPAEAVAAIQDALLAGFDTQADHVRSTEKLTQGDFLLMPSEVGPYAGIKIITISPENPGRGLPRIQGLYVLFDSETLTPQLLMEGAALSNIRTPAVSLAATEGALLRSTEPLNVVVFGAGPQGIDHLATLKAVVGSRRHISSVTFVVRTPRPIGVAEAAVVAAGSADAEAAVAEAGLIICATTARTPLFDSAAVRDDAVVIAVGSHEPDARELDSALMARAQVIVEDVPTALRESGDVILAIEEGVLSAKRLLAISDVICGRIELEADRPVVFKSSGMSWEDLAVASAISRTMTRADERGSDSADAVTDHGGVAAGDDNRGGDAVTDTDD
- a CDS encoding GntR family transcriptional regulator → MTEQTSAPRPPRASIRQYVADTLRAALIAGELAPGQVYSAPALAKQLDVSATPVREAMLDLARDGMVDVVPNTGFRITQVTPRDLDQITEVRLLLEVPIMGEVAAASGAERDTQVNALRPIVDEMVDAARRKDLTSYLSADATFHTRFLALHGNDILVATVRELRDRTRLHGLKGVADAGHLVENTNEHYAMIDAALEHDRAAMEQIMRDHIGHVRTNWAAEEN
- a CDS encoding glycosyl hydrolase; the encoded protein is MRTSLLKTAATLVAATALLAGALSGSAPAEAFPASNKQAVLDLLSEVEGQSIVSGQHNKEPATGASAYTKQVHDITGVYPGLWGGDLQFRSEDIANRQVIVNQAKTEWANGSLVTLSWHVCPPTGPSSCQFEGGVKSNISDYQFSQIITEGTALNAAWKQRLDEAVPYLQQLKDAGVPILFRPLHEMNESWNWWGARPGSDGTARLYQITRDYLEDTKGLDNLLWVWNVQDNPAGGWANYYPGDDYVDVVTLDAWYKGLPSTSDYQQIKSIAGSKPIALGELGKMPTESMLNSQPDWTYFMLWSEQLLGSNTDAEIRATYSNLRVLTQGEFSLGTGTGTGTDPDPGTGGTPLPAESRGAIVGLAGKCVDVAASGTANGTAVQLYTCATGVAQTWIVGTDGTISNPNSGKCLDVSASGTANGTVVQLWDCNGTGAQQWSYNSSTRELRNPNSDKCLDVTGNNSANSTRLQIWQCAATANQQWTLPS
- a CDS encoding cell wall metabolism sensor histidine kinase WalK is translated as MRRLPLRWMLLLPILATIIVGFLAFAFAVDISERSHRLAELDAELTRAELIVARPPATTPDGVDAPAAPDGTEAPPIPPVDEAPATNNDADPADALESTDAALPVQFAVSADGVMHDSDGGENPFSDAATSSFAGTQARTIINVESYRVLLAPDSDGLVHVTALSLDSYNAAIASLRSTLVLGGIIIALLEAAVAWFLARQLTRPLATVTEGVTRIANGALDTPITAAGGSREISELSADLDRMVNRLREALAEREQSTTDATRARNDMRRLLADVAHEFRTPLTALKGYSDLYAQQMLTAPGALDRAMSRVGDESIRLNTLVSSMIQLARDGKPVEAVRVEVDLAEVALNVVDDVRVAFPEREIAAELAAATALGVAGSARLVGNPAQLHQALLNLVANACRHTPANTPIEVVASATDTEAIISVVDHGPGVAEEERDKIFQPFYRSDPSRVRHSHDGAGLGLAVTLEIAVQHGGAVSLKETPGGGATFELWLPLVSGVSASTPTS
- a CDS encoding response regulator transcription factor gives rise to the protein MELTPNLPSHRILVAEDSAAISDVIVTAMEFQNYSVAHVADGHDALTAALAKPADLIVLDVMLPGIDGLEVCRRLRATGSTTPILFLTALAEPEDRIRGFATGGDDYLTKPFTVDELVFRVAAILRRTKPSTATTMLQVGSLTLDLAGHQARRAGNPVDLSATEFRLLHYLMCNRGVVLSKAQILVEVWNEDFTGSENVVELYIGYLRRKLDDGHSPLIHTRRGVGYVLREES
- a CDS encoding YHYH protein, with the protein product MNTTVRRDIRLKRPPLFAGVLVLSALALAACASADTTTSTDDATTAVTAGLDLDLFVDGAIVDEATTVDCTLTGGTETTCYEITISGDPTDHDIGPFCPDTTSTSADDAGIWFDGDEVYDLDGEFIANLAETYGDDGWHMYDEDGNVYVTDTIEAFEAAARPDVDPAYQNYCIEGSFDFLENGEAIQTTVLIPTTPVLADESYTTQGNLGVTLDGVIIAASAPVDAILGAYTIAAFDDCGAHFNPFEGYHMHGATGCSEVGDAADGETAIFGYAMDGFAVHSAYTDDELADVELDECNGHTTDELGYHYHANSAADNMVIECFMGQTVAGDEEGAGGPPAGGAPDGGAPPEDAPDGANG